The sequence CCAGTGAAAAAGTCAACAGATGGGCcaattgggggggggggggatttggTATAGGAATGGTTCACTGCACACAATGCATATATTGATTTTATTTGGTAGTCAATCTAAGTATAGCTTTAAACACAGTCCAAATGTGCCATTAAATTACCTCTAGGCTCTAATTGCAAACAGTGCATACTAAATACAGCCGTAGAGTATATAATTGATgtaacagtatacatgcatacccacacacacatcaaacATGCAGCTACTGAATATTTAGGTTTTGATTTCGGACgatcctaactcaagttatggcctctcaaagttagctaccAAAACATGCCTACCCACACACAATTTTTCCCCACACAAATTAATGATACTTCTTGTATACCCTAAAACGCACACCTTGATGTCCCCATCAGCAGAGCCAGTGGCAATAAAGCCATCGATATCGTCCACGATGATCCTGTTGACAGCGGAGCTATGAACAGTCAGACTCTGTAACAGACACATTTGCCAAAGGTCGAATATGAGCACTTCTCCTCGTCTGTCACCACAAAACAGCCGCTGTTTGGCTTGCGAGTAACCAAGGGAAACCACACCGGATTCATGACACACAAACTCTATGGGAGGGAGAGTACACAGGAATGAAAGTGAGAGATATACGTAAAAAGGATTGGCAACAATTTTAATTTATGAATGGAGATGGTGGGTGATGGcagctgtacataattatatgtacctTTCACAACACTTGACTTTGTCGGTAAAAGCGTGTCCCACAAGAAAACATGTCTGAATGATGAGAAATACACAAAATGGTCTAACACAGCTGAACCATGCACCCACTCATAAATAGTGGTACTGTGTACTCTATGACTCAGCTAGATATAATAGTAGTATTTTGGACACAGAAGTTAGCAGCCCATTCAAGCAGAGAGAAACTGGCATATCAGCAAATGGAGGTATGTATATAGAGACAAGGGTATGCAGTGATCACCTGTTGTCGCTGCCGTCCCCGCAGGTTGCTATGAAACTGGAGGAGCCGAGGAACAGAAAGTCACTGAGATGCTTCATACCAGAGTAGAGAGAGTGGTAGGGCTTGCGGGCAGCTGTGTGTATCCCTTGCCATAGCGACAACTTGCCACTGTTGTCAGTCACTCCAtactgtgggggtacatggtACATGAACAGCATGAAATAAATTAGCTAGAGGAGGATACTTCTATAAGCCACAGATATGAATACCCAACTGAAGCCTAATGTCAAtccatgaataataattataagagggCATTGAATATATTGAATGAATAAGAGGGCATACAATTCCTAGCTAGGAAGGTATACACAACAAAAGCTCCAGTTTTACAGTACACACTAAAAATAAAGTGATTGAAATTCGTTTCCCTCTGGAGTGAATCTTATCATAGTGACCCCAGAGCCGGGGGAATCTGGGTGGAGACTGGCCGAGGGTTACCAAACTCCCACATCACCATGGAGCCATCCATACAGCCAGTTAGATCTGAGCAGATGTGGGGGCCCCGCggaatattattataacaatggGATTGTTGAGGTTGATACCAAATAAGGAGATATGTCATGAATGTAGTTAAGCCTAAGGACACACATAGATGTGGTTTGAGAAAAATTTAAGGGCTGTTGTCATTATTATAAAGACAAACAAAATCCTGTGTCAGGTAAGCTTGTGTTTGGTGTATATTTGCTGATAATAGCTACAAATAACAATGCTTGTTTCTACAGCTGGCTGGAGAAATGGCTAAATTCAGTGGAGGTTACGACTATGAGTTTGTAGATCAGCCCCCCAAATCTTTGGAGTGTTCGATATGCCTTTTGACGCTACGAAACCCCATGGTCATCAGTTGCTGTGGTAACCACTTTTGTGACCCTTGCATTGGTCGAGTCAAGAGTAACAGAAATCCTTGTCCTCTCTGCAATTCTCCAGACTTCACAACGTTTCTCCACAAGGGTGTGGCCCGAGAGGTGAATGCCCTGAGGGTGTATTGTCCCAAGAAGGTCCAGGACTGTGACTGGCAAGGGGAGCTAGGACAAGTGGACCACCACCTCAACCCCACGGCTAACtcaagggggtgtggctttgTCATGGTTGAGTGCAAGTACAAGTGCGGGGGAAAGTTTGAGCGACGAATCATTGATTATCATGAGGCTGACGATTGTGCTAAGCGACCAATCGAAATGCAGATGGCTTTTTTTGCTAGAAAATTAGAGATGCTAGCTACCGAGAACAGGGCTGAAGTATCAGCACTTAAAGCTGAGAATGCGTCACTGAAACAGCAAATAGAAGCTCGACCACTACCACCAGTACCGCCTTTTTACTTTACCCTGTATAACTATCAGCGGTGCAAGGAGGAAAACAGAGCAATAATGAGCCCACCCTTCTATTCTCATGCTAAAGGTACAAAATGTGCTTACAAATATTCCCAAATGGATCCAAAACTGGAGCGAATACACACTTGTCATTGTTTGCTGTAATAATGAGAGGCGAGTTCGATGACACGCTTCAGTGGCCGTTCACAGGAAGAGTCACCATAGATATGTACAGATTTAAGTTAGAGCAATGGACTCAAATACAAGTACTCGATTTCAAGGAAAGTCCAGTTAATTATACGAAGGACAGTTCTTCAAACGGTGGTTACGGGTATTCTACTTTTTTTCCACAAGACCAAGTTGCAGCAGAGTACATATTCAAGGAAGAAAGTTATACATTTGTTCGCTTTCGAGTAAATCGTGTGGAACTAGTTTGAATGTGTGTATTTTATTATAGATCTAATACGTGAACTGTCATAGACTATAATTGACTCACAATAAGCCAGAGTGGGGTGGGGGGCCATTCTCCGCACTTCAACCACGTTCTTCCTCGTGACTGCAGGGGACAATTCAATAAGTgtgaatcataattatcacagcAACACCTCCATTACTGAATTCATGTGATCACACAGACTAATCCTCAGGCTCACCAGACTTGAGCTCTGGCCAGTCTGTGAGTCCTCCATGTGTGATGGATGTAGCCGAGGGGTGGGTAGGTGGACAGGGATAGACGACCCGAGAGGAAGGCGGAGCTTTGTGGCTTCCTCACACAATTGGACTGGATCATCACAAAGTTCTCCTTCTGAAACGGCatgctgactgtgtgtgtgggggagaagaggtcatgtgatgtgaaGTCAAATAACGACATTGAGAAGGGCCATGCATGTGATGGGGGTAATCATAACGTACGTATAAATCTCCTAAAAGAATGCTCATTCGTATAAATCTCCTAAAAGAATGCTCATTCGCCATAACATATTTTCTTGGCTATATTTCTTGGCTCCAAGTAACTCGGGAGGCTGTCTTGAAGGAAGCCAGTCCAGCATTACCCAGGAATCATTTCAGGGATATCCACGATTGATTTCGTCAATTCTTCTCTCAACTGAGAAAAGATACGCTTAATTGCTAGAGTGCTCATTGAAGCTATTGTAGGAGCCGGCATGAGATCACTAAATCTCGACCATTTTTGCCATAGCCACGTAATTTCAGTTTCCAATTGTATAGAATGCTTGGACTGAGCACTTGCAAGCTGCAACTATAGGTGCATGCAACTGCAGGCTGTTTAAAACAGGGCTGGTATATATAGGTAACAATGGTATAAATACAATAACTTTCAGGGATTCCTCTCTAGTGTATATAGATAGTGATAACAGTAGTGACATGGATTTCAAGAACAGTCTCTTATTATAGATCAAGGGCTAGTGCATGTACAGCTGGTCCCTTTACAGTGGTGGTAATTAGAAGGCAACCAAAAACACTGAGCTGTTTAAAACAGGGCTGAATGAGactaaccatgcatgcatgcttaagAGTGGCCTCCTTCACTTCCCTagcgggaagtgcggcctgggatcgaggctagcttaaGAGTGGACAGAACTAGCAAGACCAACAAGTCCTTTTTATTGCCATTTATAAGAAGCCAGAGAATGCACTTGAACAATTTTGTAGATCGAGAAATGTACATTTTGAATCCAAACTCACTCAGATATATAGTGGGCACAAAACGTATTATAcagaacacaaacacacacaaaatcaTAACACTACAGTTTGACATTTCACACTACCGTCCGCACCACAAGAGTACAATCTACCCCCAGGCAATATTCCCAGGTCGGTTACGCCTCCTTCCGTCTGTCGGAAGAGTCTGGACTTGGCGTGGAGGCCTGGGTACGAGGCGAGCTCCTCAAATGAATTGCTGTCCAGAACCTGTGAAGGATGCAAATGGTAAAGAGGTAATTATACTGAACCTGCACAGGTAACACTTATGGTAAAGAGGGGATATCTtgactgtatgcatgtaggtATGGAGGGATAGAAAACGCATTAATGAGGCTTCATAGTAATTCTATTGGGAAGCCAGTGAAAACAAGTTAACAGATGGGCCAATtgcgggggggggggataataGTATAGGAAAGGTTCACTATGCAATGCATATTGATTTTATTTGGTAGTCGATCTATAAGTATAGTTGTAAACACAGTCCAAATGTGACGTCTACAGGCTCTAATTGCATCAGTGCATACTAAATACAGTGTGTGGAATATATTTGCTGTAACagtacccacacccacacacccacacaccaaacagctactaaatgcatatGATATCTGACgttcctaactcaagttatggcctctcaaagttagctacgaAAACAAGCctacccacacccaccccacacacacacaccttgatgTCCCCATCAGCAGAGCCAGTGGCAATAAAACCATCGATATCGTCCACGACGATCCTGTTGACAGCTGAGCTATGAACAGTCAGACTCTGTAACAGACACATTTGCCGAAGGTCGAATATGAGCACTTCTCCTCGTCTGTCACCACAAAACAGCCGCTGTTTGGCTCGCGAGTAACCGAGGGAAACCACACCGGATTCATGACACACAAACTCTATGGGAGGGGGAGTATAAATAGTAATGAAAATGAAATGAAGAGTTGGCAAGGTGATGTTGGTGATGGTGGGTGATGGTAAACTGTACCTTTCACAACACTTGACTTTGTCGGTAAAAGTGTGTCCCACAGGAAAACATGTCTGAATGATGAGgaatacacaataattatagtataacacaGCTGAACCACCCACTCATTATaggaactatataattatactgtagtgACCGtaactgtgtatatataattgtatcCATCATATGGTACAGTTATAATATATAGTACTATACTAAGCAACATTTTGGACACAAAAATTAGCAGACCCCTTTCACAGAGAGCTAGAGCTAATGGAGGAAGAGACGAGGGTATGCAGTCCTCACCTGTTGTCACTGCCGTCCCCACAGGTTGCTATGAAACTAGAGGAGCCGAGGAACAGAAAGTCACTGAGGTGTTTCATACCAGAGTAGAGAGAGTGGTAGGGCTTGCGGGCAGCTGTGTGTATCCCTTGCCATAGCGACAGCTTGCCACTGTTGTCAGTCACTCCATACTGTGGGGGTGaaatgtgcatgcacagtacACGAAGAGTATCATATAGCGGGtgtattttgagggtataaacttgcGCAGGTTTAATAtttgcggaatagcagcctttttgcagcatgcatgcgtgtgATATTGAATTTTTAGGCATAAATGTTCGGGGTAtatgcttaatcagcaaaaACTGCAAACCTTATACTGTCGAAAACCCTCTATACAGTATACGAATTAAAGCTAGAGGATGATCTCATCATGTAGTTTATACAAGGGTAATAATTGAGTGCCACAATTAGATGCATCAAAAGAGTACTATGACTATATATTTAATGAATAGAGAGTTTTTACTACGTTTCCTATAGGAAGATACTTGAGAAATGCTGTGTTTTTAGTGAAATACTCTCATTTACTTTGTTTCCCTCTGGAGTGAATCGTATCATGGTGACGCTGGCCCCAGAGCCCGGGGGAATCTGGGTGGAGACTGGCCGAGGGTTACCAAACTCCCACATCACCACGGAGCCATCCATACAGCCAGTCAGATCTGAGCAGGTGTGGGAGAAATATAAACGTTATTGTTGAGGTTGACCAAATAAGGAGATATGTTAGTTAAAGACACACCCAGTTTTTTTAAAAACAGTAAGACACACAAGTTTAATAGCAGGTaagtgtactgtatatagaaCTTGTGTTTGCAGTATACAGTGTATAGCTACCAacattttgtttttgtttctaCAGCTGGCTGGAGAAATGGCTACATTCAGTGGAGGTTACGATAACGATTTTGTAGATCAACCCCCCAAATCTTTGGAGTGTTCGATATGCCTTCTGACGCTACGAGACCCCATGGTCATCAGTTGCTGTGGTAGCCACTTCTGTGAGCCTTGCATTGGTCGAATCAACACTAACAGAAAGCCTTGTCCTCTCTGCAATTCTCCAGACTTCACGACGTTTCTCCACAAGGGTGTGGCCCGAGAGGTGAATGCCCTGAGGGTGTACTGTCCCAAGAAGGCCCAAGGCTGTGACTGGCAAGGGGAGCTAGGACAAATGGACCACCACCTCAACCCCACGGCTAACTATAGGGTGTGTGGCTTTGTCATGGTTGACTGCAAGTACAAGTGCGGGGGATCGTTCGAACGACGAGTGATTGATTCTCATGAGACTGACGATTGTGCTAAAAGACCAATCGAAGTCCAGGTGGCTTTTCTTGCTAGAAGATTAGAGATGCTAGCTACAGAAAACAGAGAAATTAGGACTAAATTTGAAGCTGAAATTATATCACTGAAAGCAGAAAACACATCATTGAAACAAGAAATAGAAGCTCGACCGCTACCACCAGTACCACCATTCTACTTTACCATACTTAACTATGAGCAGAGCAAGAAAGATAACTGTCTAATAACAAGCCCACCATTTTATTCTCATCTTAAAGGCTACAAAATGCGTTTACAAACATTCCCAAATGGAGACAGGACTGGACAGAATACACACTTGTCATTGTTTGTTTTAATAATGAGGGGGGAGTTCGATGACACGCTTCAGTGGCCATTCACAGGAAGAGTCACCATAGATATGTACAGCGAAAATTTAAAGCAATGGACTCCAATAACAGTGGTTGATTTCAAGGATAGTCCAGTTGATAGGAAATGTGACCGTTTAACAAATGGTAGTTGGGGGTATCCTCAATTCCTTCCACAAGACCAAGTTGCAGCAGAGTACATGCTTAAGGATGGAACTTATAGTCATGTCCGTCTTCGAGTGAATTATGTGGAACTATACtaagtgtgtgtatttacAATACTAAAATGTGAACTCTATAAATTAAAGTGACTCACAATAAGCCAGAGTGGGGTGGGGTGCCATTCTCCGCACTCCAACCACGTTCCTCCTCATCAACTGCAGGGGGACAATAACTATACATAATGTACCAGTCCACCCAGTGCAACACAGCTATTCTATACAGTTACTGTAACTAGTGTAACAAtgaataaatacatgtacatgcatgtatagtaagTAGTTATCAGTGCAATCGATCAGCTCGTCAGGACGTACATTTTGTACACTCAAGCGTGTAGGTATCTGTATAGTAGCATGTAAGTCAAGtactggtatatatatacacatgtacgtattgcaTAAGGGCAGGTTGTAATGGGGT comes from Halichondria panicea chromosome 7, odHalPani1.1, whole genome shotgun sequence and encodes:
- the LOC135338256 gene encoding TNF receptor-associated factor 4-like; this translates as MWFEKNLRAVVIIIKTNKILCQLAGEMAKFSGGYDYEFVDQPPKSLECSICLLTLRNPMVISCCGNHFCDPCIGRVKSNRNPCPLCNSPDFTTFLHKGVAREVNALRVYCPKKVQDCDWQGELGQVDHHLNPTANSRGCGFVMVECKYKCGGKFERRIIDYHEADDCAKRPIEMQMAFFARKLEMLATENRAEVSALKAENASLKQQIEARPLPPVPPFYFTLYNYQRCKEENRAIMSPPFYSHAKGTKCAYKYSQMDPKLERIHTCHCLL
- the LOC135338264 gene encoding dmX-like protein 2 isoform X1; this encodes MEDSQTGQSSSLSRGRTWLKCGEWPPTPLWLIYGVTDNSGKLSLWQGIHTAARKPYHSLYSGMKHLSDFLFLGSSSFIATCGDGSDNRHVFLWDTLLPTKSSVVKEFVCHESGVVSLGYSQAKQRLFCGDRRGEVLIFDLWQMCLLQSLTVHSSAVNRIIVDDIDGFIATGSADGDIKVLDSNSFEELASYPGLHAKSRLFRQTEGGVTDLGILPGGRLYSCGADGSVKCQTVVL
- the LOC135338264 gene encoding dmX-like protein 2 isoform X2; the encoded protein is MIRFTPQYGVTDNSGKLSLWQGIHTAARKPYHSLYSGMKHLSDFLFLGSSSFIATCGDGSDNRHVFLWDTLLPTKSSVVKEFVCHESGVVSLGYSQAKQRLFCGDRRGEVLIFDLWQMCLLQSLTVHSSAVNRIIVDDIDGFIATGSADGDIKVLDSNSFEELASYPGLHAKSRLFRQTEGGVTDLGILPGGRLYSCGADGSVKCQTVVL
- the LOC135338255 gene encoding TNF receptor-associated factor 3-like, translating into MATFSGGYDNDFVDQPPKSLECSICLLTLRDPMVISCCGSHFCEPCIGRINTNRKPCPLCNSPDFTTFLHKGVAREVNALRVYCPKKAQGCDWQGELGQMDHHLNPTANYRVCGFVMVDCKYKCGGSFERRVIDSHETDDCAKRPIEVQVAFLARRLEMLATENREIRTKFEAEIISLKAENTSLKQEIEARPLPPVPPFYFTILNYEQSKKDNCLITSPPFYSHLKGYKMRLQTFPNGDRTGQNTHLSLFVLIMRGEFDDTLQWPFTGRVTIDMYSENLKQWTPITVVDFKDSPVDRKCDRLTNGSWGYPQFLPQDQVAAEYMLKDGTYSHVRLRVNYVELY